In Suncus etruscus isolate mSunEtr1 chromosome 2, mSunEtr1.pri.cur, whole genome shotgun sequence, the genomic stretch TGGGCAGATAAGGCAGACACATTGCCCCTTGAGTTACACCCCAGCCCTGCTTTCTTCCTTTACGGAATCTGACTGATCCCCCCACACTACTTGACCCGCCTCAAAAGGTCCAGGGAAGTTGATCGAATGATCCCACAACCTGGAAATAATAGTGTGGTCTGGAAAGATCCAATTCCCAGAATAATCATCtctcatttcttccctccctcctccctgcccctctctcttcctcaccAGCATCTGAGATACAAATATCAAAAGGTAGCATTACCCCCCAAATATGCTCTGGAGCTGCTAACCATCTATGCCTGGGAAATGGGGACAGATGAAAGTGAGAGTTTCGACCTGGCCAACGGATTTAGAACAGTGATGAAGCTTCTCAAAGAATACAGTAACATCTGCATCTACTGGACCAAGTACTATAACTTTGAAAATGAAGTAGTCAACGTTTTTCTCAGACAACAGCTGAAGGCGAAAAGGTAGGTCAACAGCACAACTTGGagtagaaaagaacagaaaacccAACACGGGTTTTACAATGTTTGTTTGAGATTCTCTGAGTTACTCTATTGTTCATGATTTGCCATGCAGTTAATATCAACACCATGCCCACCGCCGGTCTGCCTGCCTCCTTTCCCCAAAACCACTAGAGACCCTTCATTTCAACCCCCTTTCCCACCCACTCAATTGTATGGGTCAGCATTTTGTTGTCTGGCCGTAACCCTCTGTTGTCCCTGGCTTtgtatcattgttgttgtttgttgttgctgttttgaggtccaggactcagggatcacttctgacaggaacatatgggacactggggatcgaacctggatcagccacctgcaaggcaaacaccctccctgctgtactattgccccttGGCTTCGTACCTTGAAGTCCCACCTAGGAAAGAGATCATTCAGTATCTAAATCTTTCTCTCTGACTGGCTTTCCTCAACGCAGCACCCACAGATCCGTCTATGTGGCTACACATTGGATGGTTTTGTTCTTTCCCGGAGCTGTGTACTATTCCGCTTCACATCTGcctaccacaacttctttattggTTCATCTGTATCTGGGTATTTGGagtgtttccatatcttggctgcTCCaccaaagatggcaataaatatgggtttgcatattttatttggaattaaGGCTTTAGTGTTTAGGtctagatgccaagaagtggtatcaATCCTAATGGGTCATAATCCTATTTTGCGGGTGGCTTTCTGTACTGTTTTTCATAGCCTAAACCAGTTAACATTCCCCCCCCTCCCAAccgtgaatgaaagaaaaaaaaaaccaacacagttttaaaacaaaagaaaatgtcggggccgggtggtggcgctaaaggtaaggtgcctgccttgcctgcgctagccttggacggaccgcggttcgatcccccggtgtcccatatggtcccccaagccaggagcaacttctgagcgcatagccaggaataacccctgagcgtcaacgcgtgtggcccaaaaaccaaaaaaaaaaaagaaaatgtcttttttgtctgccttgcacacagcaaatttgggttcaatccccagcatcccatcagatcccctgagtcttccaggagtactttctgagtgcagaactgggagGAGCCCCTAaatgtctctgggtgtggcccaacccacccccaaATCTTATATTTGTCACCGAAAAATGAATCTGAAAATCGATGAACCTTCAGGGCTCCCAGCGATTGCCATCCCAAATCCCAGCCCaggaatctttatttttctgtcttgccCCATGGGAAGATTGATTTGGGTCATTCGAGCAACATCTACAGGAAGAGCAGTTTGGCTCCTTCACAGGGTCCTGCTCACAGCTCCCCCTCCAGTCCTAAATCCAGGGCCATGGGACTTCACCGTCTCGAATGACAGAGACCAGGGACAGAGGCGGAAGACAATCTGCTTCCTCTGCTCTCTCCCAGGCCTGTGATTCTGGATCCGACAGATCCCACCAACAACGTGGGAAGTGGAAAGAGATGGGATGTGATGGCCAAGGAGGCAGATTACTGCCTGCGACAGGCTTGCTGCAGGTCCGTCCAGGGGTGGAACGTGCAGGTAAGGACCTCTCCCTCCACACACCTTCTTGGACCTTCTGCACCTGAGCGGGTCTTCCCCCTTTAAGGTGTCTGGACCTCGGTGTTTTCCTCTGGAAATTGGGTCTGCAATCGCTGGGGTGCTCTGGACCCTTGTGAGAAAGAAGGGCCAAGACTTGGCTCATGCTGGCTTCAGAGATGGTACAGGAGTGATGGCACTtgccagtttgatcccccggcactACAGAATCCCCTGGGCCCACCCAGAaggatctctgagcccagagccaggagcacgcACAGACCATGATTGCGTGGCCTCCAAACCAGGAAGCAACCAAAAGAATTCACTGAGacccgagcgatagcacagcgggaggacgtttgccttgcatgcagccaattctggttcaattcccagcatcccatatgctcctctgaacctgccatgaGTAAATTTCTGAGCAAGAGATGGAGTAGCACatgagcacaaccaagtgtgacccaaaaccaaaaacgtatgaattttattattatttttattatcgaatgttataaatttattataatttaattataaaatttaaattattacatttttatgattattatcatttaaattgtaatgaattttattattataaaaacaaaactgaatgtACTGACATAAATGCTATGGGGGGGAGTTTTTCTCTCTCAAGGGTTTTGGGAAGCTACTAAAAGGATATTTCAGGGctcagagacagtacagtagggcGGACATTTGCCCCACATGCTGATGACTcaggttcgagccccagcattTCCTATGCCCCCCaagtccagccaggagtgatccctgagcacagagttccaAGCAAACCCTGACCATAACGCAGTGTTGCCTTCCACAGGATTAAAGTAAGATTTTACATGGTCACAGGTGACAAAGTAAAGTTGGGGTCAACACATAGGGAGGAGGTGCTAAGGGGACCCCTTAGTGACAGCTGGGAACTCTGGTTAGGTCTGCTGCTATTTGGGAAATGGCTGCTTATTGTCTTCCCCTGGTCAGCGAACGTCAGAGGACACCCCACGTCCTGCCAACTTCTGTGCCCCTAGCTTGGATCagcccttcctcccttcctgccgGACAAAGGTCTTGGGACATGGCCAGTGAGAACGTGGCCAGAAATAGAAGTAGAGATCTGGACCACAGACTTCCAGGGACCACCCCCGTCCACCAAGGAACCCCCTTCTGCTCCTCCCTTCCAGGCTGCCAGAGATGTTTCTGTGAAGGTGAAGGTGTCCGGCGAAGCAGCCCAGACCTTCTTGGTGGACCCCTACAGACCCATCTGGAAGATGAAGAGGGAGATCAGAGAGCGGTGGGGCCTCGACGGGCAACTCCGACTGTCCTTCCAGGAACCCGGAGGGGAGCGAAAGTCGCTCAGTAACTCCCGGACTCTGGCGTATCATGGCCTCTTTGCCAAGGTGAGCATCTCGGTTCTGGAGGCCCAGCCCGGCCAGATCCAGGTGTTCGTGAAGCACCCCGGCGGCCTGACCAAGCCTTACGCTGTGTCCCCCGAGGACTCCATCTATGACCTGAAAGAGAAGATCAGCCTTGCAGGGGGACCCCCGGAGAAGGAGCAGATCCTCAAGTTCCCGGGTCACAAAGTGTGGAACAGCAGCGTCCTGGCTGACCTGGATGTCCGGGATGGAGACACGCTCACGTTGCTCAGGAAATCGGACTAGTCCCTGCGACTGCCTGTGACCCGCCATCCCCAGGCCTGCCCCTTTCATTCAAACCATTGTTCTCTTTCGGAAGCATAAATAGCAAAGCACTCCTCCTCGCTTGTCATCCACCcgcagagggccagagagagagtacagtggataaggtgcttgccttgcacgttgctgatcCTGGCTGGATGCTGGGCAAAACCACCAGGGGTCATTAATGTGCGCAGAGCCAGGCCTGCCCTAGAGCGCACACACCCGCAAAACACAAAaagtagggggctggagcgatagcgcagctgtagggcatttgccttgcaggtggctgacccaggatggacctgggttcaatccccggcatcccataaggtcctccaaagccaggaccgatttctgatcgcagagccagaggaaccccagtgtcaccggatgtggcccaaaaacaaacaaacaaaaaatgtaagaaatccTCCGGAGTGCAGAGAAATGATGCCgtgcacatagttgacctgggttcgattcctgacattccatatggtccccaagcctcatCAGATGTGTGaatccagagctaggagtaggtccagaggaaggaagaaggaaggaaggaaggaaggaaggaaggaaggaaggaaggaaggaaggaaggaaggaaggaaggaaggaaggaaggaaggaaggaaggaaggaaggaaggaaggaaggaaggaaggaaggagggagggagggagggagggagggaggagggaggagggagggaagaagggagggagggaggcgggagggaaggaaggagggagggagggagagaagggagggaaggaaggaaggaaggaaggaaggaaggaaggaaggaaggaaggaaggaaggaaggaaggaaggaaggaaggaaggaaggaaggaaggaaggaaggaaggaaggaaggaagggagagaggaagggagggagggagggttgttgtcttaatataaattaaattttaatataaattataaatataatataaattataagttaGTCCCAGTGTTGGTATGGGGAAGGTGAGGCCATTCTGGGCTGGACCAGCTCCCGCAGCCCCcatggcctggcaggtctgtaggttGCATGGTGACGGCAGAAGAATTCCCAAAGCAGTCCGCTGAAGGTCCAGGAGCCAGGCAGCTTTATTTCAGGGTCCTCACCTAacatgcatttcctcacatggtttctatgctaagccttttcctagcagctattccctactccttctggctccctcggcctctgtctccctttcagctgccctttccaggcttcctaactggcttccaggctgaccaactccctttgctgaagctgctgctgctgcttccttGCTGATGCTCAACTTCTGATGCTGAATCTCACCGTGGATTCTCGctagggtgggtgggtgggtaggaagATTCTCCTACATTTCCCTGAGTCAGGTCATGGCAATGAACCATCAGCACTTTCCTGAGTCTGAACTATTCAGTTTGAGGATCTCCATGCCCAGCTGCAAACAGCTGTCCAGGTGGTCCAGGTCCCATGGCAAAGCACGCCTGCATTCTGTTCAGCAGAGCCTCCTTCTTGTCGTAGCCTCTAGCTTCCTCGTCTGATGAGACCTGATCAGAACTGTACTTTATTCTTTGTCTCCTGTCCCTTCCCCTGCCCATCGGAAGTGGAGTCCTCCAAGTTCTTGGCATGTGATTTCTTACTCAATAAAGAATGCAAAGAAAGGTTTTGACTGCTTCCTTGTCATTTCTGTGCTTCCTAGCTTCGCTGAAAATTCTCCGTTTAACAACACAAGCCCCAAGAAGACTAGGCCtggtgtcccccacccccatgctCATCCCCAACAGTTTTGACCCCTTTGTCAAAACTAGGTTGGACCTGGGCTCCAGAGCGATAGcccagtggggaaggcacttgctctgcatgctgccgaaccaggttcaatccctggcatcccatttggttcccctgagcatgccagaagttaatttcttgagcacagagccaggagcaacccctgagagccaccgggtgtggcaaaaaaaaaaaaaaagggttggaTCAAAAGTGCTCCTTTGTGAAATggtttgtgtgttccacaatctcCAGAAAGGGAGAGGGACCCCCCTTGCCCCCAATCGGGGTAGCACAAAAGATGCAGGTCTGGCAGCGACTCCAACgcacaaataatccacacacagttgggaaggaacaGCAGTCCAGAAACTCACACAGCAAGCTGATTGTCACCCCAACTCCATCTTCCAGTGttatcttacctgatggtaagaccaacccatttctgggaggggcctTTGGAagaacaaaggggttgcctcaagGGCATAAAAGGGGATTCAGTGTGGTCATCGAGGAGGTTTGGCTGAAGTAAGCAGCATGGAAGAAACAGGTTTGAGATGGCAGGCAGGGCAGCTAAAATCGGCTGCCTGACTACCTGTGGATCATTTCAAGAGGGTACTGGAGGCAAATGGCCCGGGctagcagagaaaggcctctctccatccatccatccatccatccatccatccatctcaccatcatcagccccatccaggactcaataatgaATAGTTAAGCAACACTactcacccacaagccagtcgctccaccaccggagccaagatggcagcccctcctccaggcctcctgagtagcctttattgggataaacaaagcccacccccaaggggagggggaaaagccagatgaagaGGCAAtgggggaaacatctttttaacatgtaaaccaaag encodes the following:
- the LOC126000759 gene encoding 2'-5'-oligoadenylate synthase-like protein 2 — protein: MENLYETLADDLDAFVEKSLQPDGEWKWEVQDAWNRCAKFLKDHCFQNELVANQEVQVLKVVKAGSSGKGTTLNHTSDVDMVLFLSCFRSFQEQADLREDIIDFITEKVDHCSQSLAYNLTVVQHRWGSRAPRSLAIQVQAKKNSDVIKVDVLPAFDVLENAPPDSRPPQEVYQKLITCDHLPGEFSPSFVVLQRHFVKSRPVKLKNLLRLVKHWWYQQHLRYKYQKVALPPKYALELLTIYAWEMGTDESESFDLANGFRTVMKLLKEYSNICIYWTKYYNFENEVVNVFLRQQLKAKRPVILDPTDPTNNVGSGKRWDVMAKEADYCLRQACCRSVQGWNVQAARDVSVKVKVSGEAAQTFLVDPYRPIWKMKREIRERWGLDGQLRLSFQEPGGERKSLSNSRTLAYHGLFAKVSISVLEAQPGQIQVFVKHPGGLTKPYAVSPEDSIYDLKEKISLAGGPPEKEQILKFPGHKVWNSSVLADLDVRDGDTLTLLRKSD